Sequence from the Microplitis demolitor isolate Queensland-Clemson2020A chromosome 2, iyMicDemo2.1a, whole genome shotgun sequence genome:
CTCTCTtcgctagtttttttttttttttcattttacaaaaaaaacttcgCGATTTGTGCCCTCATGAGTGTACGCTCATTTTTATGTCATCTgtcttaattttttcttttttaattatcattattattattattattattgttatttttaatatttcattcttGTCAGTTATCTTGATATCTTAATTTAATTCCgcgatttaaattaaaaataaaaatttctagaaaaaTCGATCCTTGAACCTCGAGGATTGACTTTAGGTAAAATGTCAATtcgaccttttttatagagattttgacgctctacaaaaaagtattgattgactttatcgatatttttaatattttgtgagataataagtgataataaaaaaaaactccatttttttatacaaattttgactttgatattTGCAATCactgtaactttttaaatattcattttatgaaaatttgtaatcagtacttttttacagagaatttaatgctctacaaaaaagtattccaTACTTTTTTCGATATACCTCATATTTTTggagatatttataaaaaaagataagacagtaattataattaaataataataataacaattaaaaaaaatatatataaacaataaaaaaaattattgtttatctTTAAGTCCAAGTAAAGAATGCCCCTCCATAGACGCACTAATATTACCCAAATTACTGAGATTACTAAGATTGCCCAAATTTCCCAAATTACCTAAATTAGGTTGATGCGCGTAATTCTTTATCTGATGCAAGCTTATGAGCTGATTAGGAAAAGACGTCGTATTCTGATTATTATTAGTACCAGGAGTTACCGCCGACGATGTTGGTGAAGCTTTTTGTGTGCTAAAAGCATCATACAAGTACGGTCGTGAAGCTGGATGATGACTTCCAGGATAATGTAAATGATTAAGTGGATTAAGGGGATGCTGCATTGACGAAATGGAGTTTATAGAAATAGATGATATCGGTGTAAATGCACTACTGCTATTAGGGTGATGATTAGCGCCCCCACCACCACCGACACCCGGTGGTTGAGGTGTCTGTTGCCTCGAGTCATTTTCAATGTCTCTATGCCCGATCCCAGTTCCACCGACGCCATTTCCCGTTCCGCGGCCGCCATGTTGTAGTAACATATCAGTCGGTCCATTCGGATTCTGATGATAGTCcgtatgatgatgatggtgaggTAAACGATCATGTAATTCACTTATCACCGAATCAGGGCTTACTTTTGGCCAGTAATGATGCGCTGCTGCATCTTGATGATGCTGTGCTGCGGCAGCCATTGCAGCGTGAATCGATGGCCTTAAACCGGTGCCAATTATCGGCGGTCTTTTGTCCGTTCTTTCAGCGTGTTTTTGCATATGTTTTGCTAAATACGTTTCCTGGGTATAACTTTTACCGCAGTATTGACAAATATGGGTTTTAAGATGCTTTGATTCCTTGTGCTTTGGTATATGCTCCAGAAGACTCGGCTCGTCGGAGAAACACTTGTAGCACGAATTGCACTTGTACGGTTTATCGGTTTGATGACAACGGGAATGACTCTGTAGATTACTTAGCTGACTAAATGCTTTAGTACAACCTGGATGACGGCATTTATACGGTTTATCACCAGTATGAGTTCGTATATGCTGTTGCAAATGACTCAATTGGGTAAATTTACGTTGGCATA
This genomic interval carries:
- the LOC103580196 gene encoding zinc finger protein rotund isoform X2, producing MAEHIHNPHSTTGVGGVHHQQQSPSQPPYPWNNGLSSDQCNPHEKDTDYWGTGRGAKQGYEAKMNADHNQLQKGDDQYRAGGSSSGSPPASLLVVPQPLTVKPSQPSHLNPHLGGPHPPRKYQCKMCPQIFGSKADLQLHTQIHMREAKPYKCTQCSKAFANSSYLSQHTRIHLGIKPYRCEICQRKFTQLSHLQQHIRTHTGDKPYKCRHPGCTKAFSQLSNLQSHSRCHQTDKPYKCNSCYKCFSDEPSLLEHIPKHKESKHLKTHICQYCGKSYTQETYLAKHMQKHAERTDKRPPIIGTGLRPSIHAAMAAAAQHHQDAAAHHYWPKVSPDSVISELHDRLPHHHHHTDYHQNPNGPTDMLLQHGGRGTGNGVGGTGIGHRDIENDSRQQTPQPPGVGGGGGANHHPNSSSAFTPISSISINSISSMQHPLNPLNHLHYPGSHHPASRPYLYDAFSTQKASPTSSAVTPGTNNNQNTTSFPNQLISLHQIKNYAHQPNLGNLGNLGNLSNLSNLGNISASMEGHSLLGLKDKQ
- the LOC103580196 gene encoding zinc finger protein rotund isoform X3 — its product is MEVRTMDYRPVVPTGVVAPGLQDYHAAIPDLSPPRSQGSSTGGASSIGEYAPRMYTPPTPPTPHEDEKIFGSKADLQLHTQIHMREAKPYKCTQCSKAFANSSYLSQHTRIHLGIKPYRCEICQRKFTQLSHLQQHIRTHTGDKPYKCRHPGCTKAFSQLSNLQSHSRCHQTDKPYKCNSCYKCFSDEPSLLEHIPKHKESKHLKTHICQYCGKSYTQETYLAKHMQKHAERTDKRPPIIGTGLRPSIHAAMAAAAQHHQDAAAHHYWPKVSPDSVISELHDRLPHHHHHTDYHQNPNGPTDMLLQHGGRGTGNGVGGTGIGHRDIENDSRQQTPQPPGVGGGGGANHHPNSSSAFTPISSISINSISSMQHPLNPLNHLHYPGSHHPASRPYLYDAFSTQKASPTSSAVTPGTNNNQNTTSFPNQLISLHQIKNYAHQPNLGNLGNLGNLSNLSNLGNISASMEGHSLLGLKDKQ
- the LOC103580196 gene encoding zinc finger protein rotund isoform X1 produces the protein MAEHIHNPHSTTGVGGVHHQQQSPSQPPYPWNNGLSSDQCNPHEKDTDYWGTGRGAKQGYEHFLLQAKMNADHNQLQKGDDQYRAGGSSSGSPPASLLVVPQPLTVKPSQPSHLNPHLGGPHPPRKYQCKMCPQIFGSKADLQLHTQIHMREAKPYKCTQCSKAFANSSYLSQHTRIHLGIKPYRCEICQRKFTQLSHLQQHIRTHTGDKPYKCRHPGCTKAFSQLSNLQSHSRCHQTDKPYKCNSCYKCFSDEPSLLEHIPKHKESKHLKTHICQYCGKSYTQETYLAKHMQKHAERTDKRPPIIGTGLRPSIHAAMAAAAQHHQDAAAHHYWPKVSPDSVISELHDRLPHHHHHTDYHQNPNGPTDMLLQHGGRGTGNGVGGTGIGHRDIENDSRQQTPQPPGVGGGGGANHHPNSSSAFTPISSISINSISSMQHPLNPLNHLHYPGSHHPASRPYLYDAFSTQKASPTSSAVTPGTNNNQNTTSFPNQLISLHQIKNYAHQPNLGNLGNLGNLSNLSNLGNISASMEGHSLLGLKDKQ